The proteins below are encoded in one region of Tomitella fengzijianii:
- a CDS encoding cytidine deaminase: MADIDWNDLRKRAFAAMRHAYAPYSGFAVGAAGLTEDGRVVVGCNVENVSLGLTVCAENVLVGNLFSSGGGRLRAVACAGPDGAAVMPCGRCRQVLLEHGGTGLTVDAGLDAPVTLGELLPRAFGPGEVDSGAVRRWTR, encoded by the coding sequence GTGGCCGACATCGACTGGAATGACCTGCGCAAGCGTGCTTTCGCCGCGATGCGGCATGCCTACGCACCGTACTCCGGATTCGCGGTGGGCGCCGCCGGGCTGACGGAGGACGGCCGCGTCGTGGTCGGGTGCAATGTGGAGAATGTCTCACTGGGTCTCACCGTCTGCGCGGAGAACGTACTGGTCGGTAACTTGTTTTCGTCCGGTGGCGGCCGATTGCGCGCGGTGGCGTGCGCGGGTCCCGACGGCGCCGCCGTCATGCCGTGCGGCAGGTGCCGGCAGGTGCTTCTGGAACACGGCGGCACCGGGCTGACCGTCGACGCCGGGCTCGACGCGCCCGTCACGCTCGGGGAGCTGCTCCCGCGCGCGTTCGGGCCCGGCGAGGTGGACTCGGGGGCGGTGCGGCGATGGACCCGGTAG
- a CDS encoding succinate dehydrogenase hydrophobic membrane anchor subunit: MSAEAPIMGRSYDRPASLDNPRSPRRPRRGGFEMTAWVFMRVSGVALLILVLTHLSIMLMIDDGVHRINFAFVADRWTNPFWQIWDLVMLWLAMLHGGNGLRTVIADYSRKDSTRFWLTTVLAVAVVLIMAIGTYVIFSFDPNIKIS; this comes from the coding sequence ATGTCCGCCGAAGCCCCCATCATGGGTCGTTCCTACGACCGCCCCGCGAGCCTCGACAACCCGCGCTCGCCCCGCCGGCCCCGCCGCGGCGGCTTCGAGATGACCGCGTGGGTGTTCATGCGCGTCTCGGGCGTCGCGCTACTCATCCTGGTCCTCACGCACCTGTCGATCATGCTCATGATCGACGACGGCGTGCACCGCATCAACTTCGCCTTCGTCGCGGACCGCTGGACCAACCCGTTCTGGCAGATCTGGGACCTGGTCATGCTCTGGCTCGCCATGCTGCACGGCGGCAACGGCCTGCGCACCGTGATCGCGGACTACTCACGCAAGGACTCCACGCGGTTCTGGCTGACGACGGTGCTCGCCGTCGCAGTGGTCCTGATCATGGCGATCGGCACCTACGTCATCTTCTCGTTCGACCCCAACATCAAGATCAGCTGA
- a CDS encoding R2-like ligand-binding oxidase, with product MTTQMTSQSTAAQPAAQSPASGADDVPDLRSDFATLRAGGLNWQSMPLRLFTKGNAHFWDPRSIDFSQDREDWEAMTDEQRRSATYLCSQFIAGEEAVTQDLQPFMRAMAAEGRFGDEMYLTQFCFEEAKHAQVFRLWMDAVGLDGDLQPFVKDNPGYRRLFYYELPQSLRALERDPSPANQIIASVTYNHVVEGSLALTGYYAWQKVCTENDILPGMRELISRISLDERRHMAWGTFTCRRHVAADDGLWELVQQRVAELMPHAITMINWVNEQFDEQPFGLDPDEFVTYAADRAQRRLTAIESARGRRVEEIDLDHTPEALEDRFAEEDAAVLG from the coding sequence ATGACGACACAGATGACATCGCAATCGACGGCCGCGCAGCCGGCCGCGCAATCACCCGCCTCGGGCGCGGACGACGTTCCGGACCTGCGCTCGGACTTCGCGACCCTCCGCGCCGGCGGGCTCAACTGGCAGTCGATGCCGCTGCGACTGTTCACCAAGGGCAACGCGCACTTCTGGGACCCGCGGAGCATCGACTTCTCCCAGGACCGCGAGGACTGGGAGGCGATGACCGACGAGCAGCGCCGCAGCGCCACCTACCTGTGCTCGCAGTTCATCGCCGGGGAGGAGGCGGTGACGCAGGACCTGCAGCCGTTCATGCGCGCCATGGCCGCGGAGGGCCGCTTCGGCGACGAGATGTACCTGACCCAGTTCTGCTTCGAGGAGGCCAAGCACGCGCAGGTCTTCCGCCTGTGGATGGACGCGGTGGGGCTCGACGGCGACCTGCAGCCGTTCGTCAAGGACAACCCCGGCTACCGGCGCCTGTTCTATTACGAACTGCCGCAGTCGCTGCGGGCGCTCGAGCGGGACCCGAGCCCCGCGAACCAGATCATCGCCAGCGTCACCTACAACCACGTCGTGGAGGGCAGCCTGGCGCTCACCGGCTACTACGCGTGGCAGAAGGTGTGCACCGAGAACGACATCCTGCCGGGGATGCGCGAGCTCATCAGCCGCATCAGCCTGGACGAACGCCGGCACATGGCCTGGGGCACGTTCACCTGCCGGCGGCACGTGGCCGCGGACGACGGCCTGTGGGAGCTCGTGCAGCAGCGCGTGGCGGAGCTCATGCCACACGCGATCACCATGATCAACTGGGTCAACGAGCAGTTCGACGAGCAGCCCTTCGGCCTCGACCCCGACGAGTTCGTCACCTACGCGGCAGACCGCGCGCAGCGGCGGCTCACCGCCATCGAGTCCGCGCGCGGGCGCCGCGTCGAGGAGATCGACCTGGACCACACGCCCGAGGCGCTCGAGGATCGCTTCGCCGAAGAGGACGCGGCCGTTCTCGGATAG
- a CDS encoding adenosine deaminase — MDTTANVPAAGSDAQTPSASQPDPARAAAFRAAPKVLLHDHLDGGLRPQTVLELADAHGYRGLPVGDGPELARWFRSAADSGSLERYLETFAHTVGVMQHRDALVRVARECAMDLADDGVVYAEVRFAPEQHLEGGLGLDEVVQAVLDGFAAGVDIAARGGRAIRIGTLVTAMRHAARSREIAELAVRFRDRGVVGFDIAGAEAGNPPTRHLDAFEFMRQSNAHFTIHAGEAFGLPSIHEAIAFCGADRLGHGVRITDDITVPDGGIVDWSPDAPSGSRPVLGRVANYVRDKRIPLELCPSSNVQTGAVASLADHPFDLLARLRFRVTVNTDNRLMSDTTMSGEMIKLVDTFGYDWVDLQRFTINAAKSAFLPFDQRLAMIDDVIKPGYAVLFG; from the coding sequence GTGGACACCACCGCGAACGTCCCGGCCGCAGGCTCCGACGCGCAGACCCCGTCGGCGTCGCAGCCGGACCCGGCGCGCGCCGCCGCCTTCCGCGCGGCGCCCAAGGTGTTGCTGCACGACCATCTCGACGGCGGGCTGCGCCCGCAGACGGTGCTCGAACTGGCGGACGCGCACGGCTACCGCGGGCTGCCCGTCGGCGACGGGCCGGAGCTGGCCCGGTGGTTCCGTTCCGCCGCGGACAGCGGATCGCTGGAGCGGTACCTGGAGACGTTCGCGCACACCGTCGGCGTCATGCAGCACCGGGATGCGCTGGTGCGTGTCGCGCGCGAATGCGCGATGGACCTGGCGGACGACGGAGTCGTCTACGCCGAGGTGCGGTTCGCGCCGGAACAGCACCTCGAGGGCGGGCTGGGCCTGGACGAGGTGGTGCAGGCCGTGCTCGACGGTTTCGCCGCGGGGGTCGACATCGCCGCGCGGGGCGGCCGCGCCATCCGGATCGGCACGCTCGTCACCGCCATGCGGCATGCGGCGCGCTCACGCGAGATCGCAGAGCTGGCGGTGCGGTTCCGGGACCGCGGCGTGGTGGGCTTCGACATCGCGGGCGCCGAGGCCGGCAACCCGCCGACCCGCCACCTGGACGCGTTCGAATTCATGCGGCAGTCCAATGCGCACTTCACCATCCATGCCGGCGAGGCGTTCGGCCTGCCGTCGATCCATGAGGCGATCGCCTTCTGCGGGGCGGACCGCCTGGGCCACGGCGTGCGCATCACGGACGACATCACCGTGCCCGACGGCGGCATCGTCGACTGGTCCCCGGACGCGCCGAGCGGCAGCAGGCCGGTGCTCGGCAGGGTGGCGAACTACGTGCGTGACAAGCGGATCCCGTTGGAGCTGTGCCCCAGCTCCAACGTGCAGACGGGCGCAGTCGCGAGCCTGGCCGACCACCCCTTCGACCTGCTGGCGCGCCTGCGGTTCCGCGTCACGGTGAACACCGACAACCGGCTGATGAGCGACACGACGATGAGCGGCGAGATGATCAAGCTCGTCGACACCTTCGGCTACGACTGGGTGGACCTGCAGCGGTTCACCATCAACGCGGCGAAGTCCGCATTCCTCCCGTTCGACCAGCGGCTGGCGATGATCGACGACGTGATCAAGCCGGGCTACGCGGTGCTCTTCGGCTGA
- a CDS encoding thymidine phosphorylase, with amino-acid sequence MDPVAVIARKRDGHELTDAEIRWAVAAYTSGAFADVQMAALLMAIVLRGMSAAETASLESAMRASGTTADLTGLRRGGARLPTADKHSTGGVGDKITLPLAPLVAACGAAVPQLSGRALGHTGGTLDKLESIPGWRADVPMRAFRRQLEDVGAVVCAAGADLAPADRAMYALRDITGTVESIPLIAASIMSKKLAEGSEALVLDVKVGSGAFMTDAGSARELARTMVRLGTDAGVRTTALLTAMDTPLGRTVGNALEVAEAVEVLAGGGPPDVVELTVALAREMLATAGLDSADPAARLADGAAMDRWRRMISAQGGDPDAPLPAARHVDTVRAEPGAAGVVTRLDARAVGEAARILGAGRRGPGDRVQAGAGIEIHARPGERVAAGGRLLSLHTDAPERFAAAREALAGAIDIGPRGPAGVDAGAGGAGPLVLGRVT; translated from the coding sequence ATGGACCCGGTAGCCGTCATCGCGCGCAAACGGGACGGGCACGAGCTGACGGACGCGGAGATCCGCTGGGCGGTGGCCGCATACACGTCGGGCGCGTTCGCCGACGTCCAGATGGCGGCGCTGCTGATGGCCATCGTGCTGCGCGGGATGTCCGCGGCCGAGACCGCGTCGCTCGAGTCGGCGATGCGTGCGAGCGGGACCACCGCCGATCTGACCGGTCTGCGGCGCGGCGGCGCGCGCCTTCCCACGGCGGACAAGCACTCCACCGGCGGGGTGGGGGACAAGATCACGCTGCCGCTGGCGCCGCTGGTCGCGGCCTGCGGCGCCGCCGTGCCGCAGCTGTCGGGGCGCGCGCTCGGACATACCGGCGGCACTCTGGACAAGCTCGAGTCCATTCCGGGGTGGCGCGCGGACGTGCCCATGCGGGCGTTCCGGCGCCAGCTGGAGGACGTCGGTGCGGTGGTGTGCGCGGCCGGTGCGGACCTCGCGCCCGCGGACCGGGCGATGTACGCGCTGCGCGACATCACCGGCACCGTCGAGTCCATCCCGCTCATCGCGGCGTCGATCATGAGCAAGAAGCTCGCGGAGGGCTCGGAGGCGCTGGTGCTCGACGTGAAGGTGGGCTCCGGCGCCTTCATGACCGACGCCGGGTCGGCCCGGGAGCTGGCGCGGACGATGGTGCGTCTGGGCACGGACGCGGGCGTGCGGACGACCGCGCTGCTCACCGCGATGGACACGCCCCTGGGCAGGACCGTCGGCAACGCGCTCGAGGTCGCGGAGGCGGTGGAGGTCCTGGCGGGCGGGGGTCCGCCGGACGTGGTGGAGCTGACGGTGGCCCTGGCACGGGAGATGCTCGCGACGGCCGGGCTGGACTCCGCGGACCCGGCGGCCCGGCTGGCGGACGGTGCGGCGATGGACCGGTGGCGGCGGATGATCTCCGCGCAGGGCGGAGACCCCGACGCGCCCCTGCCCGCCGCGCGGCACGTCGACACGGTGCGGGCCGAGCCGGGCGCCGCGGGGGTGGTCACCCGGCTCGATGCGCGGGCGGTGGGGGAGGCCGCCCGGATCCTGGGTGCGGGCCGCCGCGGCCCGGGCGACCGGGTGCAGGCCGGTGCGGGGATCGAGATCCACGCCCGCCCGGGCGAGCGGGTGGCGGCGGGCGGGCGGCTGCTGTCGCTGCACACCGATGCCCCGGAGCGGTTCGCCGCTGCGCGCGAGGCGCTGGCCGGGGCGATCGACATCGGGCCGCGGGGCCCGGCGGGCGTCGACGCCGGCGCGGGCGGTGCCGGCCCGCTGGTGCTGGGCAGGGTGACCTGA
- the sdhC gene encoding succinate dehydrogenase, cytochrome b556 subunit — MTSTQEVALTRERTRSLYRGDPGMWSWALHRITGVATFFFLFVHVLDTALVRVSQDAYNEVIGTYQNPIVALMELSLVAVVLYHGLNGVRIILVDFWAKGCRYQRQLLWGVGVVWLVVMIPATFRIIQQIMKGIS, encoded by the coding sequence ATGACCAGCACGCAAGAAGTCGCACTCACCAGAGAGCGCACACGATCCCTCTACCGGGGCGATCCCGGAATGTGGTCCTGGGCCTTGCACCGGATCACAGGCGTCGCCACCTTCTTCTTCTTGTTCGTCCACGTGCTGGACACCGCTCTCGTGCGCGTCAGCCAGGACGCATACAACGAGGTGATCGGCACCTACCAGAACCCGATCGTCGCCCTGATGGAGCTGTCGCTCGTCGCGGTGGTCCTCTACCACGGGCTCAACGGCGTCCGCATCATCCTCGTCGACTTCTGGGCCAAGGGCTGCCGCTACCAGCGCCAGCTGCTCTGGGGAGTCGGAGTCGTCTGGCTGGTCGTGATGATCCCGGCCACCTTCCGCATCATCCAGCAGATCATGAAGGGGATCTCATAA
- the sdhA gene encoding succinate dehydrogenase flavoprotein subunit, which yields MHQHRYDVVIVGAGGAGMRAAIEAGPRARTAVLTKLYPTRSHTGAAQGGMCAALSNVEEDNWEWHTFDTVKGGDYLVDQDAAEIMAKEAIDAVMDLEKMGLPFNRTPEGRIDQRRFGGHTRDHGKAPVRRACYAADRTGHMILQTLYQNCVKHDVEFFNEFYALDVCLTETDEGPVATGVVAYELATGELHVFQGKAIVFASGGSGRMYKTTSNAHTLTGDGMGIIFRKGLPLEDMEFHQFHPTGLAGLGILISEAVRGEGGILRNADGERFMERYAPTIKDLAPRDIVARSMVLEVMEGRGAGPHKDYVFLDVTHLGADVLNEKLPDITEFSRTYLGVDPVTDPVPVYPTCHYVMGGIPTTVTGNVLRNDQEDIVPGLYAAGECACVSVHGANRLGTNSLLDINVFGRRAGIAASEYAQSHEFVELPEDPAKMVTEWLAQILSDHGNERVADIRKELQATMDANAQVFRTEETLEQALKDVRALKERYNHIVVHDKGKRFNSDLLEAIELGFLLELAEVTVVGALNRKETRGGHAREDYPKRDDANYMWHTMAYKEGEGLLSEIRLGQKPVVQTRYEPMERKY from the coding sequence CTGCATCAACACCGTTACGACGTGGTCATCGTCGGCGCAGGCGGCGCCGGCATGCGCGCGGCCATCGAGGCCGGCCCCCGCGCCCGCACCGCAGTGCTGACAAAGCTGTACCCCACCCGCTCCCACACCGGCGCAGCGCAGGGCGGCATGTGCGCCGCGCTGTCGAACGTCGAGGAGGACAACTGGGAGTGGCACACGTTCGACACGGTGAAGGGCGGCGACTACCTCGTCGACCAGGACGCCGCGGAGATCATGGCCAAGGAGGCCATCGACGCGGTCATGGACCTGGAGAAGATGGGCCTGCCGTTCAACCGCACGCCTGAGGGCCGGATCGACCAGCGCCGCTTCGGCGGTCACACCCGTGACCACGGCAAGGCGCCCGTCCGCCGCGCCTGCTACGCCGCGGACCGCACCGGTCACATGATCCTGCAGACGCTCTACCAGAACTGCGTCAAGCACGACGTCGAGTTCTTCAACGAGTTCTACGCGCTGGACGTGTGCCTCACCGAGACCGACGAGGGCCCCGTCGCCACCGGCGTCGTCGCCTACGAACTGGCCACCGGCGAGCTGCACGTGTTCCAGGGCAAGGCCATCGTGTTCGCCTCCGGCGGCTCGGGACGCATGTACAAGACCACGTCCAACGCGCACACCCTGACCGGCGACGGCATGGGCATCATCTTCCGCAAGGGCCTCCCGCTGGAGGACATGGAGTTCCACCAGTTCCACCCGACGGGCCTCGCCGGCCTGGGCATCCTCATCTCCGAGGCCGTGCGCGGCGAGGGCGGGATCCTCCGCAACGCGGACGGCGAGCGCTTCATGGAGCGCTACGCGCCCACCATCAAGGACCTCGCCCCGCGCGACATCGTCGCCCGCTCGATGGTCCTCGAGGTGATGGAGGGCCGCGGCGCCGGGCCACACAAGGACTACGTCTTCCTCGACGTGACCCACCTCGGCGCCGACGTGCTCAACGAGAAGCTGCCCGACATCACCGAGTTCTCGCGCACCTACCTGGGCGTCGACCCGGTCACCGACCCGGTGCCCGTCTACCCCACCTGCCACTACGTGATGGGCGGCATCCCCACCACCGTCACCGGCAACGTGCTGCGCAACGACCAGGAGGACATCGTCCCCGGCCTGTACGCGGCGGGCGAGTGCGCCTGCGTCTCGGTGCACGGCGCCAACCGCCTCGGCACCAACTCGCTGCTCGACATCAACGTGTTCGGGCGCCGGGCGGGCATCGCGGCCTCCGAGTACGCGCAGTCGCACGAGTTCGTGGAGCTGCCGGAGGACCCGGCCAAGATGGTCACCGAGTGGCTCGCGCAGATCCTGTCCGACCACGGCAACGAGCGCGTCGCGGACATCCGCAAGGAGCTGCAGGCGACGATGGATGCCAACGCCCAGGTGTTCCGCACCGAGGAGACGCTCGAGCAGGCACTCAAGGACGTGCGCGCGCTCAAGGAGCGGTACAACCACATCGTGGTGCACGACAAGGGCAAGCGGTTCAACAGCGACCTGCTCGAGGCGATCGAGCTGGGCTTCCTGCTGGAGCTCGCCGAGGTCACCGTCGTGGGCGCCCTCAACCGCAAGGAGACCCGCGGCGGACACGCCCGCGAGGACTACCCCAAGCGCGACGACGCCAACTACATGTGGCACACCATGGCCTACAAGGAGGGCGAGGGTCTGCTCTCCGAGATCCGGCTCGGCCAGAAGCCGGTTGTCCAGACCCGCTACGAGCCGATGGAGCGTAAGTACTGA